A window of the Nibribacter ruber genome harbors these coding sequences:
- a CDS encoding SusC/RagA family TonB-linked outer membrane protein — protein sequence MQQALLKKIRYLLVLPLFFVAATVALAQTVTVKGRVTDDKGEALIGVTVLLKGTTTANSTDVDGNYTLSVPNANGTLVFTYIGYQSKEIAIAGKAVVNTTLTADNKMMDEVVVIGYQTVTRRELTSSVSSVGAKQIADIPVNSAAEALTGRLAGVQITTSEGSPNAEALIRVRGGGSITQDNSPLYIVDGIQVENAFSVLSPQDIESVDVLKDASSTAIYGSRGANGVVIITTKGGREMKTTVNYSGLAGIRQLANKLDVMKPYDFVLYQYDRSRNGSADREGFLETYGTYQDLELYKDAPFIDWQEEVFGRNALMQTHNVSITGGTKETKFNLSLTSNTEEGIMLGSDFDRKLVNFRFDHNLSSKVSAGFNVRYNNTEVNGAGTATEGSSSVNRLRHSVKYRPILMGGQGLADYDQDYAEETNGNSLALVNPILLTQAEYRQSNSDVLNLNGYVNFKLNKYLNFKSTLGVDLGDTRVDVFNDSITSVSRQNGSSRPIASIFNRARNTLNNSNVLSYSNAKADTEFSKRHAINALIGHEIYEENSSNNYLESRLFPSGISPELALGNMALGTPQIPSSNERKSTLVSFFSRAQYSLDDKYFLTASVRADGSSKFGPNNKWGYFPSAQLAWRLSSEDFLKDVLPTAVSDLKLRLSYGEAGNNRIPDFQYMTLFEPGGSYGFGDNQVIGYRPTGLANPDLKWETTISRNLGFDASFFNNRLQLTVDAYSNKTRDLLVNVLIPLATGYADQNQNIGSTANRGVELQINATPIEKDNFTWTSGFNLSFNKNEVLKYGKQNSALYNSGWAGGNAPFDYAVIVGKPVGSIWGLETDGFYKIEDFDYNATAGTYTLKAGIPSNQSITAVAPQPGAIKFKNLNGDLVVDDKDRTVIGDANPDFFGGFNNQIAYKNFDLSMFINFQYGNDVLNANKLEFSSGYSVNSNLLSIMNDRWRNVNEEGVVVTDPVQLAALNANAKLWAPLTSASSFYVHSWAVEDASFVRINNVTLGYTLPQGLLSRAKIQKLRVYGTVNNLAVFTNYSGYDPEVSTRRSSPITAGVDYAAYPRSRAFILGVNVTL from the coding sequence TTGGGTACCAATCAAAAGAGATTGCCATTGCTGGCAAGGCCGTGGTGAATACCACTCTTACGGCTGACAATAAGATGATGGATGAAGTGGTGGTGATTGGTTACCAGACCGTAACTCGCCGTGAATTAACCAGCTCAGTTTCTTCAGTAGGAGCTAAGCAAATTGCTGATATTCCGGTAAACTCTGCTGCTGAGGCATTGACCGGTCGTCTGGCAGGGGTTCAGATCACAACTTCAGAAGGGTCGCCTAACGCTGAAGCGCTAATTAGAGTGCGTGGAGGCGGATCTATTACCCAAGACAATTCTCCCTTATATATAGTAGATGGAATTCAGGTAGAAAACGCCTTCTCAGTGCTTTCACCGCAGGATATAGAGTCTGTGGATGTATTGAAAGATGCTTCTTCAACCGCTATTTACGGTTCTAGAGGTGCCAATGGGGTGGTAATCATTACTACCAAAGGCGGCCGCGAGATGAAAACCACTGTGAACTACAGCGGACTGGCTGGTATTCGTCAACTAGCCAATAAACTGGATGTCATGAAGCCATATGACTTTGTGTTATACCAGTATGATAGAAGCAGAAACGGTTCAGCAGATAGAGAAGGGTTCTTGGAAACGTACGGCACTTACCAGGATTTAGAACTTTACAAAGACGCTCCTTTTATAGACTGGCAAGAAGAAGTGTTTGGCAGAAATGCGTTGATGCAAACGCACAATGTGAGCATAACAGGCGGTACAAAAGAAACAAAGTTCAATCTGAGCTTGACCTCAAACACAGAAGAAGGCATTATGCTGGGTTCTGACTTTGACCGTAAGCTGGTGAACTTCAGATTTGACCATAACCTAAGCAGCAAAGTATCTGCCGGTTTTAACGTGCGCTACAACAATACAGAGGTGAACGGCGCCGGAACGGCCACAGAAGGTTCTTCTTCAGTGAACAGATTACGTCACAGCGTAAAGTACCGTCCTATTTTAATGGGCGGTCAAGGGCTTGCAGATTATGACCAGGATTACGCAGAAGAAACCAACGGCAATAGCTTGGCTTTGGTTAACCCAATCTTATTAACGCAGGCTGAATACAGACAAAGCAACAGCGATGTTCTGAACTTGAATGGTTATGTCAACTTCAAACTGAATAAGTACCTAAATTTCAAGAGCACTTTAGGAGTTGATTTAGGAGATACTAGAGTAGATGTGTTCAATGACTCGATCACGTCTGTTTCTCGTCAGAATGGTTCTTCCAGACCTATCGCGTCCATTTTTAACCGTGCCAGAAACACATTGAATAACTCAAATGTGTTAAGCTATTCAAATGCTAAGGCAGATACTGAATTTAGCAAGCGTCATGCCATCAACGCCTTGATAGGGCATGAGATTTATGAGGAGAATTCATCGAACAACTACCTAGAAAGCCGTCTGTTCCCTTCTGGTATTTCGCCTGAGTTGGCGTTGGGCAACATGGCATTGGGTACGCCTCAGATTCCTTCTTCAAATGAGCGCAAGTCTACCTTAGTGTCTTTCTTCTCTAGAGCGCAATACTCTTTGGATGATAAGTACTTTTTGACTGCCTCTGTGCGTGCAGACGGTTCTTCTAAGTTTGGCCCGAACAACAAATGGGGCTATTTCCCATCAGCTCAATTGGCCTGGAGATTGTCTAGTGAGGATTTCTTGAAAGATGTGCTACCAACAGCTGTGAGTGACTTGAAACTTCGCTTGAGCTATGGCGAGGCAGGAAACAACCGCATTCCAGACTTCCAATATATGACCCTGTTTGAGCCAGGAGGGTCTTACGGTTTCGGTGATAACCAAGTAATTGGCTACAGACCAACCGGTTTGGCTAACCCTGATCTGAAATGGGAAACGACCATCTCTAGAAACTTAGGATTTGATGCCTCTTTCTTTAATAACAGATTGCAATTGACAGTAGACGCCTACAGCAACAAAACTAGAGACCTACTGGTGAATGTGTTGATTCCTTTGGCTACTGGGTATGCAGACCAAAACCAGAACATTGGTTCTACAGCCAATAGAGGGGTTGAATTGCAAATCAACGCCACGCCTATTGAGAAAGACAACTTTACCTGGACTAGTGGCTTCAACTTGTCTTTCAATAAGAATGAAGTATTAAAGTATGGCAAGCAGAATTCGGCTTTATACAACTCTGGATGGGCCGGTGGAAATGCACCGTTTGATTACGCGGTTATTGTAGGAAAACCAGTGGGCAGCATATGGGGTCTTGAGACAGACGGGTTCTATAAAATTGAGGACTTTGATTACAATGCCACAGCCGGAACCTACACGTTGAAGGCAGGCATTCCAAGCAACCAAAGTATTACAGCAGTAGCGCCGCAGCCAGGTGCCATCAAATTCAAAAACCTGAATGGTGACTTGGTGGTGGATGATAAAGACAGAACGGTGATTGGTGATGCCAACCCAGACTTCTTTGGTGGTTTCAACAACCAGATTGCCTACAAGAACTTTGACCTAAGCATGTTCATCAACTTCCAATATGGTAATGATGTCCTAAATGCAAACAAGCTGGAATTCTCTAGCGGCTACTCCGTGAATTCAAACTTGCTGTCCATCATGAATGACCGCTGGAGAAACGTGAACGAAGAAGGAGTGGTGGTCACAGATCCAGTGCAATTGGCGGCTTTGAACGCAAACGCTAAGCTTTGGGCTCCTTTGACCAGCGCAAGCTCTTTCTATGTGCACTCATGGGCAGTAGAAGATGCTTCTTTTGTTAGAATCAACAACGTGACTTTAGGGTATACGTTGCCGCAAGGCTTGTTGAGCAGAGCTAAGATTCAGAAGCTGCGCGTGTATGGTACGGTGAACAACTTAGCTGTATTCACTAACTATTCTGGCTATGACCCTGAAGTGAGCACCAGAAGAAGCTCTCCTATCACTGCTGGTGTAGACTACGCTGCTTATCCAAGAAGCCGTGCTTTCAT